A DNA window from Delphinus delphis chromosome 6, mDelDel1.2, whole genome shotgun sequence contains the following coding sequences:
- the CIZ1 gene encoding cip1-interacting zinc finger protein isoform X5: MFNQQQQQQQLQQLQQQQLLQLQQLLQQSPPQAPLPMAVSRGLPQQQPQQQLLNLQGTNSASLLNGSVLQRALLLQQLQGLDQFAMPPATYDSAGLTMPTATLGNLRGYNLATPNLTAPSLTPPQLATPNLQQFFPQATRQSLLGPPPVGVPINPSQLNLSGRNTQKQARFSSTTPSRKDSSSQTMPVEDKSDPPEGSEEAAEPRTDTPEDQESPHCPDCITKEKRTAAPEPESCVASEPPAKRSKSSEEPTEKGTPGQLQAKVQPQARLMAPKQTQTTELLPEPLEARVLPRFQPRVLQIQAQVQPQTQPETQPQMLPLKAQVQPKLQKQAQTQTSPEHLVPRQEHLQLQKEAEPQKQVQTEAQPRVQPLELPLEQRPVQLPVQPLEPNQRQPQTQPQVSVPALEKAPVPVPSAVLETPPDTVEAGAGLEEASPEPVGAQVGLEESQEELTSGLDVGECEERAREMLGVWGAGGSLKVTILQSSDSRAFSTVPLTPGPWSGDSTSATPVAASVPSKQALQFFCYICKAGCSSQQEFQDHMLGAQHQQRLGEIQHMSQACLLSLLPVPRDVLEREDQEPPPRRWCNTCQLYYMGDLIQHRRTQDHKIAKQSLRPFCTVCNRYFKTPRKFVEHVKSQGHKDKAKELKMLEKEIASQDEDHFITVDAVGCFEGDEEEEEDDDDEEEIEVEEEFCKQVRSRDISIEEWKGSETYSPDTAYGVDFLVPVMGYICRICHKFYHSNSGAQLSHCKSLAHFENLQKYKKAKNPSPTTRPVSRRCAINARNALTALFTSGGRTPTQPSTQDTAKTPSKVTAQPAQHPLPRRSSRLKT; this comes from the exons ATGTtcaaccagcagcagcagcagcagcagctccagcAGCTCCAGCAGCAGCAGTTGCTGCAGCTCCAGCAGCTGCTCCAGCAGTCCCCACCGCAGGCCCCACTGCCCATGGCCGTCAGCAG GGGGCTCCCCCAGCAGCAGCCACAGCAGCAGCTCCTGAATCTCCAGGGCACCAACTCAGCCTCCCTCCTCAACGGCTCTGTGCTGCAGAGAGCTTTGCTTCTGCAGCAGTTGCAAG GACTGGACCAGTTTGCAATGCCACCAGCCACATATGACAGTGCCGGTCTCACCATGCCCACGGCAACATTGG GTAACCTCCGTGGCTACAACCTGGCAACCCCAAACCTGACAGCTCCCAGCCTCACACCCCCGCAGCTGGCCACCCCAAATCTACAGCAGTTCTTTCCCCAGGCCACTCGGCAGTCCCTGCTGGGCCCTCCTCCTGTTGGGGTCCCCATAAACCCCTCGCAGCTCAACCTTTCAGGGCGGAACACCCAGAAACAGGCCCGGTTCTCCTCTACAACCCCCAGTCGCAAG GATTCTTCTTCTCAGACGATGCCTGTGGAGGACAAGTCGGACCCCCCAGAGGGGTCTGAGGAAGCCGCAGAGCCCCGAACAGACACACctgaag ACCAAGAATCTCCCCACTGCCCAGATTGCATCACTAAGGAGAAACGCACTGCAGCACCTGAGCCTGAGTCTTGTGTGGCGTCTGAGCCACCAGCTAAAAGGTCAAAGAG CTCAGAGGAGCCCACAGAGAAGGGGACCCCAGGGCAGCTGCAGGCAAAGGTCCAGCCACAGGCCCGGTTGATGGCACCAAAGCAGACACAGACAACCGAGCTGCTGCCTGAGCCACTGGAAGCTCGAGTGCTGCCACGATTTCAGCCACGAGTTCTGCAGATCCAAGCCCAGGTGCAGCCACAGACTCAGCCAGAGACTCAGCCACAGATGCTGCCATTGAAGGCCCAGGTGCAGCCAAAGCTGCAGAAGCAGGCACAGACACAGACCTCTCCAGAGCACTTAGTACCGCGACAGGAgcatctgcagctgcagaaggAGGCAGAGCCACAGAAACAG GTCCAGACAGAAGCGCAGCCGAGGGTCCAGCCGCTGGAGCTGCCACTGGAGCAACGTCCAGTGCAGTTGCCAGTGCAGCCACTGGAGCCAAACCAGAGACAGCCTCAGACTCAGCCACAGGTGTCGGTGCCGGCACTGGAGAAAGCCCCAGTTCCGGTTCCCTCTGCAGTGCTGGAGACGCCGCCCGATACAGTGGAAGCTGGAGCAG GCCTGGAGGAGGCCTCGCCAGAGCCAGTGGGCGCCCAGGTTGGCCTGGAGGAGAGCCAGGAAGAGTTGACCAGTGGCCTGGATGTGGGAGAATGTgaagaaagagcaagagagaTGCTGGGG GTGTGGGGTGCTGGGGGCTCCCTGAAGGTCACCATCCTGCAGAGCAGCGACAGCCGGGCCTTTAGCACCGTACCCCTCACACCTGGGCCCTGGTCCGGCGACTCTACCTCTGCCACCCCTGTGGCGGCCAGCGTGCCCTCTAAGCAGGCCCTTCAGTTCTTCTGCTACATCTGCAAGGCCGGCTGCAGCAGCCAGCAG GAGTTCCAGGACCACATGTTGGGGGCCCAGCACCAGCAGCGGCTCGGAGAGATCCAGCACATGAGCCAAGCCTGCCTCCTGTCCCTGCTGCCTGTGCCCCGGGATGTCCTGGAGCGAGAGGACCA AGAGCCTCCACCCAGGCGCTGGTGCAACACCTGCCAGCTCTACTACATGGGGGACCTGATCCAGCACCGGAGGACGCAGGACCACAAG ATCGCCAAACAGTCCCTGCGGCCTTTCTGCACTGTTTGCAACCGCTACTTCAAGACCCCCCGCAAGTTTGTGGAACATGTGAAGTCCCAGGGGCATAAGGACAAAGCCAAGGAG CTGAAGATGCTCGAGAAGGAGATTGCCAGCCAAGATGAGGACCACTTCATCACGGTGGACGCCGTGGGCTGCTTTGAGGGtgatgaagaagaggaggaggatgacGATGATGAAGAAGAGATCGAGGTTGAGGAGGAATTCTGCAAGCAG GTGAGATCCAGAGATATATCCATAGAGGAATGGAAAGGCTCGGAGACCTACAGCCCCGACACGGCATATG GTGTGGACTTCCTGGTGCCTGTGATGGGCTACATCTGCCGCATCTGCCACAAATTCTATCACAGCAACTCAGGGGCGCAGCTCTCCCACTGCAAGTCCCTGGCCCACTTTGAGAACCTGCAG AAATATAAGAAGGCCAAGAACCCCAGCCCCACCACCAGGCCCGTGAGCCGCCGGTGTGCAATCAACGCCCGGAACGCCCTGACTGCTCTGTTCACCTCCGGCGGCCGCACACCCACGCAGCCCAGCACCCAGGACACAGCCAAAACGCCCAGCAAGGTGACAGCCCAACCCGCTCAGCACCCTCTACCCCGGCGCTCAAGCCGCCTCAAAACCTGA
- the CIZ1 gene encoding cip1-interacting zinc finger protein isoform X6, producing the protein MFNQQQQQQQLQQLQQQQLLQLQQLLQQSPPQAPLPMAVSRGLPQQQPQQQLLNLQGTNSASLLNGSVLQRALLLQQLQGNLRGYNLATPNLTAPSLTPPQLATPNLQQFFPQATRQSLLGPPPVGVPINPSQLNLSGRNTQKQARFSSTTPSRKTMPVEDKSDPPEGSEEAAEPRTDTPEDQESPHCPDCITKEKRTAAPEPESCVASEPPAKRSKSSEEPTEKGTPGQLQAKVQPQARLMAPKQTQTTELLPEPLEARVLPRFQPRVLQIQAQVQPQTQPETQPQMLPLKAQVQPKLQKQAQTQTSPEHLVPRQEHLQLQKEAEPQKQVQPQAHSQSPRQVQPLLQKQAQTQTYPQVQTEAQPRVQPLELPLEQRPVQLPVQPLEPNQRQPQTQPQVSVPALEKAPVPVPSAVLETPPDTVEAGAGLEEASPEPVGAQVGLEESQEELTSGLDVGECEERAREMLGVWGAGGSLKVTILQSSDSRAFSTVPLTPGPWSGDSTSATPVAASVPSKQALQFFCYICKAGCSSQQEFQDHMLGAQHQQRLGEIQHMSQACLLSLLPVPRDVLEREDQEPPPRRWCNTCQLYYMGDLIQHRRTQDHKIAKQSLRPFCTVCNRYFKTPRKFVEHVKSQGHKDKAKELKMLEKEIASQDEDHFITVDAVGCFEGDEEEEEDDDDEEEIEVEEEFCKQVRSRDISIEEWKGSETYSPDTAYGVDFLVPVMGYICRICHKFYHSNSGAQLSHCKSLAHFENLQKYKKAKNPSPTTRPVSRRCAINARNALTALFTSGGRTPTQPSTQDTAKTPSKVTAQPAQHPLPRRSSRLKT; encoded by the exons ATGTtcaaccagcagcagcagcagcagcagctccagcAGCTCCAGCAGCAGCAGTTGCTGCAGCTCCAGCAGCTGCTCCAGCAGTCCCCACCGCAGGCCCCACTGCCCATGGCCGTCAGCAG GGGGCTCCCCCAGCAGCAGCCACAGCAGCAGCTCCTGAATCTCCAGGGCACCAACTCAGCCTCCCTCCTCAACGGCTCTGTGCTGCAGAGAGCTTTGCTTCTGCAGCAGTTGCAAG GTAACCTCCGTGGCTACAACCTGGCAACCCCAAACCTGACAGCTCCCAGCCTCACACCCCCGCAGCTGGCCACCCCAAATCTACAGCAGTTCTTTCCCCAGGCCACTCGGCAGTCCCTGCTGGGCCCTCCTCCTGTTGGGGTCCCCATAAACCCCTCGCAGCTCAACCTTTCAGGGCGGAACACCCAGAAACAGGCCCGGTTCTCCTCTACAACCCCCAGTCGCAAG ACGATGCCTGTGGAGGACAAGTCGGACCCCCCAGAGGGGTCTGAGGAAGCCGCAGAGCCCCGAACAGACACACctgaag ACCAAGAATCTCCCCACTGCCCAGATTGCATCACTAAGGAGAAACGCACTGCAGCACCTGAGCCTGAGTCTTGTGTGGCGTCTGAGCCACCAGCTAAAAGGTCAAAGAG CTCAGAGGAGCCCACAGAGAAGGGGACCCCAGGGCAGCTGCAGGCAAAGGTCCAGCCACAGGCCCGGTTGATGGCACCAAAGCAGACACAGACAACCGAGCTGCTGCCTGAGCCACTGGAAGCTCGAGTGCTGCCACGATTTCAGCCACGAGTTCTGCAGATCCAAGCCCAGGTGCAGCCACAGACTCAGCCAGAGACTCAGCCACAGATGCTGCCATTGAAGGCCCAGGTGCAGCCAAAGCTGCAGAAGCAGGCACAGACACAGACCTCTCCAGAGCACTTAGTACCGCGACAGGAgcatctgcagctgcagaaggAGGCAGAGCCACAGAAACAGGTGCAGCCACAGGCACATTCACAGTCCCCAAGGCAGGTGCAGCCACTGCTGCAGAAGCAGGCACAGACGCAGACGTATCCACAGGTCCAGACAGAAGCGCAGCCGAGGGTCCAGCCGCTGGAGCTGCCACTGGAGCAACGTCCAGTGCAGTTGCCAGTGCAGCCACTGGAGCCAAACCAGAGACAGCCTCAGACTCAGCCACAGGTGTCGGTGCCGGCACTGGAGAAAGCCCCAGTTCCGGTTCCCTCTGCAGTGCTGGAGACGCCGCCCGATACAGTGGAAGCTGGAGCAG GCCTGGAGGAGGCCTCGCCAGAGCCAGTGGGCGCCCAGGTTGGCCTGGAGGAGAGCCAGGAAGAGTTGACCAGTGGCCTGGATGTGGGAGAATGTgaagaaagagcaagagagaTGCTGGGG GTGTGGGGTGCTGGGGGCTCCCTGAAGGTCACCATCCTGCAGAGCAGCGACAGCCGGGCCTTTAGCACCGTACCCCTCACACCTGGGCCCTGGTCCGGCGACTCTACCTCTGCCACCCCTGTGGCGGCCAGCGTGCCCTCTAAGCAGGCCCTTCAGTTCTTCTGCTACATCTGCAAGGCCGGCTGCAGCAGCCAGCAG GAGTTCCAGGACCACATGTTGGGGGCCCAGCACCAGCAGCGGCTCGGAGAGATCCAGCACATGAGCCAAGCCTGCCTCCTGTCCCTGCTGCCTGTGCCCCGGGATGTCCTGGAGCGAGAGGACCA AGAGCCTCCACCCAGGCGCTGGTGCAACACCTGCCAGCTCTACTACATGGGGGACCTGATCCAGCACCGGAGGACGCAGGACCACAAG ATCGCCAAACAGTCCCTGCGGCCTTTCTGCACTGTTTGCAACCGCTACTTCAAGACCCCCCGCAAGTTTGTGGAACATGTGAAGTCCCAGGGGCATAAGGACAAAGCCAAGGAG CTGAAGATGCTCGAGAAGGAGATTGCCAGCCAAGATGAGGACCACTTCATCACGGTGGACGCCGTGGGCTGCTTTGAGGGtgatgaagaagaggaggaggatgacGATGATGAAGAAGAGATCGAGGTTGAGGAGGAATTCTGCAAGCAG GTGAGATCCAGAGATATATCCATAGAGGAATGGAAAGGCTCGGAGACCTACAGCCCCGACACGGCATATG GTGTGGACTTCCTGGTGCCTGTGATGGGCTACATCTGCCGCATCTGCCACAAATTCTATCACAGCAACTCAGGGGCGCAGCTCTCCCACTGCAAGTCCCTGGCCCACTTTGAGAACCTGCAG AAATATAAGAAGGCCAAGAACCCCAGCCCCACCACCAGGCCCGTGAGCCGCCGGTGTGCAATCAACGCCCGGAACGCCCTGACTGCTCTGTTCACCTCCGGCGGCCGCACACCCACGCAGCCCAGCACCCAGGACACAGCCAAAACGCCCAGCAAGGTGACAGCCCAACCCGCTCAGCACCCTCTACCCCGGCGCTCAAGCCGCCTCAAAACCTGA
- the CIZ1 gene encoding cip1-interacting zinc finger protein isoform X7 — MFNQQQQQQQLQQLQQQQLLQLQQLLQQSPPQAPLPMAVSRGLPQQQPQQQLLNLQGTNSASLLNGSVLQRALLLQQLQGLDQFAMPPATYDSAGLTMPTATLGNLRGYNLATPNLTAPSLTPPQLATPNLQQFFPQATRQSLLGPPPVGVPINPSQLNLSGRNTQKQARFSSTTPSRKDSSSQTMPVEDKSDPPEGSEEAAEPRTDTPEDQESPHCPDCITKEKRTAAPEPESCVASEPPAKRSKSSEEPTEKGTPGQLQAKVQPQARLMAPKQTQTTELLPEPLEARVLPRFQPRVLQIQAQVQPQTQPETQPQMLPLKAQVQPKLQKQAQTQTSPEHLVPRQEHLQLQKEAEPQKQVQPQAHSQSPRQVQPLLQKQAQTQTYPQVQTEAQPRVQPLELPLEQRPVQLPVQPLEPNQRQPQTQPQVSVPALEKAPVPVPSAVLETPPDTVEAGAGLEEASPEPVGAQVGLEESQEELTSGLDVGECEERAREMLGVWGAGGSLKVTILQSSDSRAFSTVPLTPGPWSGDSTSATPVAASVPSKQALQFFCYICKAGCSSQQEFQDHMLGAQHQQRLGEIQHMSQACLLSLLPVPRDVLEREDQEPPPRRWCNTCQLYYMGDLIQHRRTQDHKIAKQSLRPFCTVCNRYFKTPRKFVEHVKSQGHKDKAKELKMLEKEIASQDEDHFITVDAVGCFEGDEEEEEDDDDEEEIEVEEEFCKQVRSRDISIEEWKGSETYSPDTAYGVDFLVPVMGYICRICHKFYHSNSGAQLSHCKSLAHFENLQPLARSTPGGEEAWPHLHSLCPEI; from the exons ATGTtcaaccagcagcagcagcagcagcagctccagcAGCTCCAGCAGCAGCAGTTGCTGCAGCTCCAGCAGCTGCTCCAGCAGTCCCCACCGCAGGCCCCACTGCCCATGGCCGTCAGCAG GGGGCTCCCCCAGCAGCAGCCACAGCAGCAGCTCCTGAATCTCCAGGGCACCAACTCAGCCTCCCTCCTCAACGGCTCTGTGCTGCAGAGAGCTTTGCTTCTGCAGCAGTTGCAAG GACTGGACCAGTTTGCAATGCCACCAGCCACATATGACAGTGCCGGTCTCACCATGCCCACGGCAACATTGG GTAACCTCCGTGGCTACAACCTGGCAACCCCAAACCTGACAGCTCCCAGCCTCACACCCCCGCAGCTGGCCACCCCAAATCTACAGCAGTTCTTTCCCCAGGCCACTCGGCAGTCCCTGCTGGGCCCTCCTCCTGTTGGGGTCCCCATAAACCCCTCGCAGCTCAACCTTTCAGGGCGGAACACCCAGAAACAGGCCCGGTTCTCCTCTACAACCCCCAGTCGCAAG GATTCTTCTTCTCAGACGATGCCTGTGGAGGACAAGTCGGACCCCCCAGAGGGGTCTGAGGAAGCCGCAGAGCCCCGAACAGACACACctgaag ACCAAGAATCTCCCCACTGCCCAGATTGCATCACTAAGGAGAAACGCACTGCAGCACCTGAGCCTGAGTCTTGTGTGGCGTCTGAGCCACCAGCTAAAAGGTCAAAGAG CTCAGAGGAGCCCACAGAGAAGGGGACCCCAGGGCAGCTGCAGGCAAAGGTCCAGCCACAGGCCCGGTTGATGGCACCAAAGCAGACACAGACAACCGAGCTGCTGCCTGAGCCACTGGAAGCTCGAGTGCTGCCACGATTTCAGCCACGAGTTCTGCAGATCCAAGCCCAGGTGCAGCCACAGACTCAGCCAGAGACTCAGCCACAGATGCTGCCATTGAAGGCCCAGGTGCAGCCAAAGCTGCAGAAGCAGGCACAGACACAGACCTCTCCAGAGCACTTAGTACCGCGACAGGAgcatctgcagctgcagaaggAGGCAGAGCCACAGAAACAGGTGCAGCCACAGGCACATTCACAGTCCCCAAGGCAGGTGCAGCCACTGCTGCAGAAGCAGGCACAGACGCAGACGTATCCACAGGTCCAGACAGAAGCGCAGCCGAGGGTCCAGCCGCTGGAGCTGCCACTGGAGCAACGTCCAGTGCAGTTGCCAGTGCAGCCACTGGAGCCAAACCAGAGACAGCCTCAGACTCAGCCACAGGTGTCGGTGCCGGCACTGGAGAAAGCCCCAGTTCCGGTTCCCTCTGCAGTGCTGGAGACGCCGCCCGATACAGTGGAAGCTGGAGCAG GCCTGGAGGAGGCCTCGCCAGAGCCAGTGGGCGCCCAGGTTGGCCTGGAGGAGAGCCAGGAAGAGTTGACCAGTGGCCTGGATGTGGGAGAATGTgaagaaagagcaagagagaTGCTGGGG GTGTGGGGTGCTGGGGGCTCCCTGAAGGTCACCATCCTGCAGAGCAGCGACAGCCGGGCCTTTAGCACCGTACCCCTCACACCTGGGCCCTGGTCCGGCGACTCTACCTCTGCCACCCCTGTGGCGGCCAGCGTGCCCTCTAAGCAGGCCCTTCAGTTCTTCTGCTACATCTGCAAGGCCGGCTGCAGCAGCCAGCAG GAGTTCCAGGACCACATGTTGGGGGCCCAGCACCAGCAGCGGCTCGGAGAGATCCAGCACATGAGCCAAGCCTGCCTCCTGTCCCTGCTGCCTGTGCCCCGGGATGTCCTGGAGCGAGAGGACCA AGAGCCTCCACCCAGGCGCTGGTGCAACACCTGCCAGCTCTACTACATGGGGGACCTGATCCAGCACCGGAGGACGCAGGACCACAAG ATCGCCAAACAGTCCCTGCGGCCTTTCTGCACTGTTTGCAACCGCTACTTCAAGACCCCCCGCAAGTTTGTGGAACATGTGAAGTCCCAGGGGCATAAGGACAAAGCCAAGGAG CTGAAGATGCTCGAGAAGGAGATTGCCAGCCAAGATGAGGACCACTTCATCACGGTGGACGCCGTGGGCTGCTTTGAGGGtgatgaagaagaggaggaggatgacGATGATGAAGAAGAGATCGAGGTTGAGGAGGAATTCTGCAAGCAG GTGAGATCCAGAGATATATCCATAGAGGAATGGAAAGGCTCGGAGACCTACAGCCCCGACACGGCATATG GTGTGGACTTCCTGGTGCCTGTGATGGGCTACATCTGCCGCATCTGCCACAAATTCTATCACAGCAACTCAGGGGCGCAGCTCTCCCACTGCAAGTCCCTGGCCCACTTTGAGAACCTGCAG CCTCTGGCCAGGAGCACACCAGGTGGGGAGGAAGCCTGGCCTCACCTGCACTCTCTGTGTCCAGAAATATAA